AGTATCCGGGCGGTCCACCTGCTCCAGAACGTACGCCTTTTTCAACTCAGGCGTCAGGTTCAGCGTCAGGCCTCGGCCGTAATCCACGATCTGGACCGTCTCGACCGGGCCGTTCATGTGCGATATAGACCCCGCGCGCACGCGCCGCGCAAGCGGAAAAACGGGGAAAAATCGCAGGCGGTTCGGTACTGGCGGCGGACAGCGGCTCAGACGCCGGCAACTGTGGCGGCAGCGTGCCAGGGACCGTCCCCCGTTCACCGGGTCACGATCAGCAAGCCGGCGTATCCTGGCCGCCTCTTGTCACCACACCTTGACCGGTACGCGGCGGCGCTTGCGCGAGCTTTCCATCGCGGCGAAGACCATGGCCAGGCTCTTGATGTTATCCTCGCACTCGGTCTGCGGCCGTTCGCCCGTGCGCAGAAAGCGCAGCATCTCGCGCAGGGCCCCGTGCATCGAGGTGTGCTCGACCGGTGAGCGCGTCACCTCCAGGTCGGTCAGTTCCGTGGCCACGCTCGTCGGGCCGACCAGCACCTGCCCGTACGGCAGTTGGTCGTTCTCGAAGAGCATCGTGCCGCGCTGCCCGATGACCCGCCAGTGGCCGTGCCAGCTCGTGTGGCACCCCTCGGCGCACCACGACCCGCGGTACGTGAACCGCACGCCGTCGCTCATCTCGAAGATGCAGTTGGCCGCCACGTCGCCCTTGTACCACGAGCCGGCCGGGTTGAACTCCTCGGCGTAGACCGACACCGGATCCTTGCCGCTGATCATCCGCGCCATGTCGAAGTGGTGGATCGACATGTCGAGGATCAGCGGGCTGGGCATGGCCTCGCGGAAACCGCCGAAGTGCACCGCCTTGAAGAAATCGCAGTTGATCGTGGTCAGCGGGCCCAGCTTGCCGGCGGCGACGGTCTGGGCCATCGTGTCGTTGTTGAAGTCCCACCGCCGCGACTGGCTGACCATGTACAGCTTGCCCGCGTCGCGGCTGGCCTGGACCATTCGCCTCGCCTCGGCCATCGTCGCGGCCATCGGTTTCTCGCCGATCACGTGCAGTCCGGCCTTCAGGGCCGCGCAGGTCACCCGGCAATGGGCTTCGGGAATGGTCAGATCGACCAGGAAATCCGCCTGGGTTCGCCGCAGCGTCCGGGCCAGATTGTCGCTGGCCTGGGCGGCCAGACCGAACTGGGCGATCCGCCTCTCGGCCGCTGCCTTGTTCAGGTCGACCACCGCCGCCACGTCGACGCTTTCAGCCTTCAGCGGAGGAAACCACGCCTCTGAGATTCCGCCGGCCCCAACCACGATCGCCCGAAATTCCGCCATGGTAGTATCCTCAATTCCGGAGTTTCTGCCGCATTCAATGACAATTGGGCGGAAGTGTAGCGAAGCGGCGGGCCAATTGCAACAGGAGGAACCAACCGGGCGCAGGAATCGGGGGCGGCCCAGACACCGGTCCAGAACGAACCTGCATCAGAAGCTGCGCGATCAGAACCGTTTAGTCGCTGGTGGACGGCGAGGCACCCGACGACTTGGCGCTCGACCCGCCATCGCCCGAGGATTTCGAACCCGACCCGCTGTCGGTCTTGCCCGAACTCGAACTGGACGTTTCGCTCCTGGCGCCCGACTTGTAGCTGTCGCTGCGATAGTCGGTGGCGTAGAAGCCCGAGCCTTTGAAGATCAATCCGCCTCCGGTCCCGATCAGCCGGCGAACCTTGTTCTTCCCGCAGACCGGGCACCGGCGGATCGGAGGAGCGGTGATGCTCTGGAACTCCTCGAACTTGTGCTGGCAGGCCTCACACCGATAGTCGTACGTTGGCATCTGCTTCTCCTCGCCTCATCACTGCGGCTGCGTCTCTGAATCCGCCGGGCGTTTGGCGACCACCACCCGGGCCGGACGGATCGTCTTGCCATCCGCGATATAGCCCCGGTTGACCACCTGGACCACCGTGTTCTCGGGATACTCATCGGTCGGCTGGTGCATTAGCGCCTCGTGATACAGCGGGTCAAACGGTTGGCCCACCGCCTCGATCGGCTCGATCCCGTACTGCCGAAGCAGTTCGAGCATCCGGCGGTGCACCATCGTCAGCCCCGCGTACAGGGCGTCCTGCTCGTCGTATCCGTGCTCCGCCCCCGCCTGGATCGCCCGATCCAGGTCGTCGATCACCGGGAACAGGAACTGCTCGATGGTGTCCACCTTGGTCCGCTCGACCAGGTCCTGGCGTTCCCTGGCCGACCGGCGCTGGTAGTTCTGCAGGTCAGCCAGGGCCCGCTGATAGCGGTCCTGGAACTGGTCCCGTTCCTGCTTCAGCTCGTCGCACAACCGAACGAGGGATTCAGGATCCCGCTCCGCCGGGACGTCTTCGCGCTGGGCGTCGACCTCCGGGTCCGGCGACTGGCTCTGCTGATTCTTTTCCTCATTCGCGTCTGCCATGGCTCAATACCGTGCTGTTTCTCTTTCCTTGGGTTACTTGGTTCCCAGATACGATTTGATCTTTTCCCAGAAACTCTCGGACTTCGGCATCGCGTTCTTGCGCTGCTCGGTGCCCGCGAATTCCCGAAGCAACTCCTCCTGGCGTTTGGTCAGGTGCCGCGGCACCTCGATGACCAGACGAACGATCAGGTCGCCCTTGCGCTTGCTCCGCAGGCTGGGCAGTCCGTGGCCTCGGAGCCGGATCAACTGGTCCGGTTGGGAACCGGCGTCGATCTCGACCGTCACCGGCTCGAAGAGCGTCGGGATATCCACCCGGTCGCCCAGGGCGGCCTGCGTGAAGCTGATCGGCAGGTCGAGGATCAACTCGCTCCCCTGCCGGACGAACAGCGGGTGAGGATCGACCCGCACCACGCAGTGCAGATCGCCCCGATGGCCCGACGAGCCCGGCTCGCCCTCGCCCCGAAGACGCAGCACCTGGCCGTCCTGAATGCCCGCCGGCACCGACACCGTCAACTTGCGCGACTGCAGGGTCCTGCCCGTCCCGCGGCACTCCTTGCAGTTGGCGGTGACCAGCTTGCCCCGGCCGTGACAGCGCGGGCACTCGCTGACCACGCGGCTCACGAAGAACCCGAACCCGGTCGCCTGCTCGACCCGGCCGTAACCGCCGCAGGTCGGGCAGGTCTTGACCTCGGTGCCCGGCTCGGCGCCATTGCCGCCGCACCGCGGACAGAACTCCTCCCGCTGAAACTCGATCTCCTTGTCGATGCCCGCAGCCACCTCGCCCAGGTTCACATGAATCTCGGTCTGAAGGTCGCTGCCGTATCCCGACCGCCGGCCGCCTCCGCCCATGCCGAACAGGTCGCCCAGCCCGAACATGTCGAAGATGTCCCGCAGGTCCATCGACCGGAAGTCGTGGACGTTGACCCCCGCTCCGCGCAGACCCTCATGCCCGTAGGCGTCGTAGGTCCGCCGCTTCTGGGCGTCCGAGAGCACCTCGTAGGCCTCGGCCGCCTCCTTGAACTTGACCTCGGCGTCGGCGTCCTTGTTCCGGTCCGGGTGATACTTCAGCGCCGCCTGACGCCAGGCCTTCTTGATCTCCTCCTGGCTCGCCTCTCGCGAGACGCCCAGGACCTCGTAATAGTCTCGCTTCGATGCCACCGGCATGTCGTTTCCAACGCGTGTAAAGAGCCCAAGCCACATCAAAAGATCGGGGCGGCGGACACCGAACCGGCATCAAGCCGCCCCGAAACTTTAGATTATAGGGTTAGCTCACGCTTCCGGCAACGGCCTTTTTGTTGTCCTTCAGCTCCGTCACCGTCACGTTGGTGGTCAGCAGCACGGAGGCCACCGACGCTGCGTTCTGCAGGGCCGACCGGGTCACCTTCGCCGGGTCGATAATCCCCGCCTTGACCATGTCCACGTACTCGCCGGTCAACGCGTTGTATCCGGTCTTGGCCGACTTCTCGCGGATGTCCTCCACGACCACCGAACCGTCGACGCCCGCGTTCTCCGCGATCTGACGCGCCGGGGCCTCCAGGGCCTTGATGACGATGTCGCAGCCGAACTTCTCGTCACCGCCGACCTTGTCGCGGAGTTTGCGGACCGCCTCGACCGCCCGAATGAACGCCACGCCGCCGCCGGGCACGATGCCTTCCTCGACCGCGGCCCGAGTCGCGTGCACGGCGTCCTCGATCAGGTCCTTCTTCTCCTTCATCTCGGTCTCGGTCGCCGCGCCGGCTTTGATCACCGCCACGCCGCCGGTCAGCTTCGCCAGACGCTCCTGGAGCTTCTCGCGGTCGTAGTCGCTGGTGGTCTTCTCGATCTGGAAGCGGATCTGTTCGGCCCGGGCCTTGATCTCCGACTTCTTGCCCGCGCCCTCGATGACCGTCGTGTTGTCCTTGTCCACCACGACCCGCCGGGCCTGGCCGAGCTGCGAGAGCTCGACGTTCTCCAGCTTGATCCCGAGGTCTTCGCTGATCATCTGGCCGCCGGTGAGCGTCGCGATGTCGCCCAGCATGGCCTTGCGGCGGTCGCCGAATCCCGGCGCCTTGACCGCGCAGACGTTCAGCACGCCGCGAAGCTTGTTGACCACCAGGGCCGCCAGCGCCTCGCTCTCGACGTCCTCAGCGATCAGCAGCAGCGGCTTGCCGACCCCGACGATCTTCTCCAGCAGCGGCACCAGCTCGCGGACGTTGGATATCTTCTTCTCGTGGATCAGGATGTACGCGTCCTCGAGGATCGCCTCCAGCGTGTTCGGGTTGGTCATGAAGTACGGCGAGATGAACCCGCGGTCGAACTGCATGCCCTCGACCACCGTCAGCTCGGTCTCCATCGACTTGCCTTCCTCGACGGTGATCACGCCTTCGGTCCCGACCTTGTCGATCGCCTGGGCGATCAGGCCGCCGGTCTCCGCGTCGTTGTTGGCTGAGATCGTCGCCACCTGCTTGATCGCCTCGCCCTTGACCTTCGTCGACTGGGCCTGGATCGCCTCGACCGCGGCCGCCACCGCCTTGTCGATCCCGCGCTTGATCAGCATCGGGTTCGCGCCGGCGGTCACCATCTTGAGGCCCTCAAGGTAGATCGCCTCGGCCAGCACCGTCGCCGTCGTCGTCCCGTCGCCCGCGACGTCCGACGTCTTCGACGCCGCCTCGTTGACCATCTTGGCCCCCATGTTCTCGAACGGGTCCGGCAGCTCGATCTCTTTGCTGACCGTCACGCCGTCCTTGGTGATCCGCGGCGAGCCGAAGCTCTTCTGAAGCACCACGTTCCGGCCCGTCGGCCCCATGGTCACCTTCACCGCCGACGCCAGCTTCGAAACGCCCTTGGCGACCGCGGCGTGCGCTTCCTGACTGAATTTCATCTGCTTTGCCATTGACTGCTCTCCTTATCTGGTCATTCCACGACGCCCAGGACGTCCGACTCGCGAAGGATCACGTACTTCTGCCCGTCGATCTCCACGTCGGTGCCGGCATACTTGCCGTAGTAGATCTTGTCGCCCGGCTTGACTTCCATCGGACCGCGCGCGCCGTCCTTGAGGGTCTTGCCCGGGCCCGCCGCCACCACCGTGCCCTGCTGCGGCTTTTCCTTCGCGGTGTCCGGCAGCACGATCCCGCCCGCCGTCTTCTCTTCCGCTTCCGACTGTTTCACCAGAATGCGATCGTCCAAAGGCCTGATCTTCGCCATGGTCTATCCTCCAGTTTTTCTGATATTCCAAGCCTTGATTACGGTGTCCGACAAAAAGGCTGGGGCATTACATCATGCCGCCCATGCCTCCCATACCCATACCGCCCATTCCGCCCATGCCCATGCCGCCGCCCATACCGCCCATCTCTTCCATGTCTTCGGGCGACGGGCCTTCGGATTCCTTCTTGGGCTTCTCAGCCACCGCGCAGTCGGTGGTCAGCAGCAGCGTCGCCACCGACACCGCGTTCTGCAGGGCCGTCCGGGTCACCTTGGCCGGGTCGATTACGCCGCTTTCCAGCAAGTCCTCGAACTTCTCGGTCAGGGCGTTGTAGCCGAACGAGACCTTCTTCTCGTTCATGACCTTCCGCATCACCACGCCGCCGTCCACGCCCGCGTTCTCCGCGATCTGCTTGAGCGGCGTCACCAGGGCCTTGCGGACGATCTCGACCGCCAAAGCCTCGTCGCCGTCGGCCTTCACCGAGTCCAGCGCCTTGGCCGCACGGAGCAGGGCCACGCCGCCGCCCGGCAGAATGCCTTCCTCGATCGCCGCCCGGGTCGCGTGCAGCGCGTCCTCGATCCGCGCCTTGGCCTCCTTCAACTCGACCTCGGTGGCCGCGCCGACGTTGATCTGGGCGATCCCGCCGGCCAGCTTGGCCTTGCGTTCCTGAAGCTTCTCGCGATCGTAGTCGCTGGTGGTCGCCTCGATCTCGCGGTCGATCTGGGCGATCCGTCCCTTGATCGCGTCGGTCGAGCCGGCCCCTTCGACAATTGTCGTGTTCTCGTTGTCAACCACGACCTTCTTGGCCGTGCCGAGATCCTGGAGGGTCACGCTGTCCAGCTCGATGCCCAGATCCTTGAAGATCGGCTTGGCGTCGGTCAGGATCGCGATGTCCTGCAGCATGGCCTTGCGGCGGTCGCCGTAGCCGGGCGCTTTGACCGCGCAGACGTTGATGATGCCGCGCAGCTTATTGACCACCAGCGTGGCCAGGGCCTCGCCCTCGATGTCCTCGGCGATAATCATCAGCGGCTTTTTCGACTGGGCCACCTTCTCCAGCAGCGGCACCAGCTTGGTAATCGCCGAAATCTTGTCTTCGTAGACCAAGATCATCGGCTTTTCGAACGTGCAGGTCATCGTGTCCTCGTCGGTCACGAAGTGGGGCGAGAGGTAGCCGCGGTCGAACTGCATGCCCTCGACCACGTCCACGTAAGTCTCGAGGCTCTTGCCTTCCTCGACCGTGATCACGCCCTCGCGTCCGACCTTGCGCATCGCCTCGGCAAGCTGCTTGCCCACCGTCGGATCGTTGTTGGCTGCGATGGTCGCCACCTGCTCGATCTCGGCGTCGCCCTTGACCGGCTTGGCCATCTTGCGGATCTCATCGACGATCGCCTTGGCCGCCTTCTCCATGCCCCGTCGCAGGCTCATCGCGTCCGCCCCGGCCGTCACCATCTTGAAGCCCTCGCGGAACAGGGCCTCAGCCAGGATCGTCGCCGTGGTCGTGCCGTCGCCCGCCACGTCGCTGGTCTTGCTCGCCGCCTCCTTGACCAGCTTGGCCCCCATATTCTCAAACTTGTTGCTCAGCTCGATCTCCTCGGCCACCGTCACCCCGTCCTTGGTCACCTTCGGAGCGCCCCACCCACGATCGATCACCGCCGTCTGTCCCTGTGGGCCCAGCGTGCTCTTGACCGCCCGAGCCAGCTTCTCCACCCCGGCCAGCAGGGCTTGACGGGCCTCCACTTCGAAAGCTAACTGCTTTGCTGCCATCGACTTATTCTCCTTAATAACCTGGGACCAACCCGTCCGACCCGCTCCCGGGCCCGGACCGATGTCTGTATGTACCGTAACGTAAACCAACCTTCGTGCAAAAGTCGTACCAAGCCTGACCACCAGCGACACAATCATCCGCTTCTTTTTTTAACATCCCGTCTACACAAGAGTTACAGACTCGTCTTTGGGCGGCTTATCTGCCCGACCGCCCCACCGGCGCCGACGTGCTGACATTATGACACGGGCCGGCCCGCCGTGACTGACACAATCGCCCCCCAGCCGCCCCACCGCACCACCGCAGGCTCAAAAGTCCTTGACCCACCGGCACTTGACAGATAAAGTTATGATTTAGGCCCGAAGACACCTACCTGCAGCAACCTTGACGGAAAGGCTGAACGATGCAAACCACGCGGCTCTCCGTGATTTCCTTTTCACCACGTCCGGGCTCTCTAGTTTCTATAGTGGCGATCATGGCCGTCGGCCTGGGCCTGCACGGTTGCGATCCCGGCATCTTCCCCCCAGCCGGCCTGAACGTCGTCATCACCGGCCTGACCAAAGTCGAGATCGGCAAGACGATCGAACTGACCGCCACCGCCACCGGAGCCGAAGGGACCGTCACCTTCCAGTGGACCGTCGAGGGGTCGGCTGAGCTTTCCGATCCCAACTCCGCCGTCACGGAGTTGACGGGCACCGGTGAGGGTCTGGTCACCGTCAACGTCACCGCCACCGACCAGACTTCCGGCGAGACCGACACCGACGTCGCCACCGTCCAGGTCGTCCCGCCTCCACCGGATGAACTGGCCGTCCTGGCCTCCGCCGACCCCAACCAAGCCGTCGTCGGCGACACCGTCACCCTCACCGCGCAGGTCGTCGACGCCACGGGAACCTTCGAGTACCTCTGGACCCAGACCGACGGACCCGACGTGACCATCGACGACGCCGATACCGATGAGGCCTCCGTCACCTTTGACGAACCCGGCGAGTACACCTTCAACGTCGCCGTCGAAACCGATGGGGCCGAAGGGGAAGCCGAAGTCGACGTGCTCGTCGTGGCCGTCATCGAAGCCGCCTTCACGTTCTCGCCCGACAGCCCGGTGCCCGGCCAGAGCGTCACCTTCGACGCCGGACAGAGCAACACCGCCGAAGGAACCCTGACCACCTACACCTGGGACTTCGACGACGGCACCCTCCCGGCCAGCGTCTCGGAGCCCGTCACCGAACACACCTTCCTGGTGGGCGGCACGTACCACGTCACCCTCACCGTCCGCAACAGCGACGGCGATACCGACGAGATTTCGCACGACGTTGAGGTTCAAGCCGTTGACGTCGGCCCCACCGCCCGACTGACCGTCACCCCCTCATCGCCCAAGCTCGGCCAGGCCGCTACCTTCAACGGCAGCGCCAGCGAGGATCCCGACGGCCCGATCGTCAACTACCACTGGGACTTCGGTGACGGCGCCTCCATCAGCACCGGCAACGTTTCATCGACGACCCACATCTACGGGCGCACGGGCGAGTTCACCGCCACCCTCACCGTCACCGACAGTTCCGGCCTGACCGATGAGGCGCAGCAGACGTTCGAGGTCATTCGCTAGGCGGGCTCGCGATCCAAACGCCCTTGACCCGCTCGCGACGGGCGGGTAGATTCAGATTGTGCGCAGACGGGGGATTTGCGCCGCCAACATCTGCATCAGAGGGGGGATTGTCATGACCGCCTGGACCCGCCGTTGTGTCCGCCTTGCCGGCCTGTCCGTACTCGCGTCGTTTGCGATCGTCCTGTCCGGATGCCCGGCTCCGATGGGCTTTAACGTCTCGATCAGCGGAGGCGGTCAGCTTCAGGTCAACCAGACCGTCCAGTTGGCCGCCAACGTCACCGGGGCCGAAGGCAACGTCACCTACGCATGGACCGCCAACGGTCCCGGTGTGATTACCGACCCGACCTCCGCGACCACCGGCCTGACCGGCACCGCCCCAGGCACCGTCACCGTCACCGTCCAGGCCACCGACGAGGCGACCGGCAACACGGTCAGCGACTCGATCGCCCTGCAGGTCACCGGCGCCGCGCCGCCCGAAGAACTCCAGATCACCGCGACGGCTGAGCCCGACGTCGTGGGCATCGGAGAGACCGTCGATCTGACCGGTGACGTCACCGGAGGACAGCAGCCGTTCACCTTCGCCTGGACCCAGACCGGCGGACCCGTTGTCACCATCGCCAATAGCAATCAGGCCAACCCCAGCGTGACCCTCAGCGAAGTGGGCACCTACACCTTCGAAGCGGAGGTCACCGACGCCGTCGGAGCCGTCGCCGCTGATGCGGTCTCCGTCAACGTCCAGGAGGAGCCGCCCCTTCAAGCCGACTTCACCTTCACCCCGGCCAGTCCCGTCGTCAACCAGGCGGTCCGCTTCGACGCCAACGACACCATCGCCACCAGCCGGATTTCCACCTTCGCCTGGAACTTCGGCGATGGAAGCGAGATCGTCGACACCGACCAAGCCGTCACCGACCACACCTTCCGCCAGCAGGGCCGCTTCAACGTGCAACTCACCGTCACCGACGAGTTCGGCCGGACCAATTCCATCACCCGCGAAGTCGCCGTCTCCCCGGCTGGCATTCCGCCCATTGCCCGCTTCACCGTCGTGCCTCCCGACGGCGTCGTCGGCCAGACCGTCACCTTTGACGCCACCACCAGCGAAGATCCCGATGGCCAGATCGTCGAGTATCAGTGGAGCTTCGGCGACGGGGCCGCGGTCACCAGCGGCGCGGTTCCTCAAACCACGCACGTCTACGGCCGCGGAGGGACCTTTACCGCCACGCTGACCGTCACCGACAGTTCCGGCCTGGTGGATGACGCCGAACAACTCGTGGTCATCAGCCAGGAAAGCTGAGCCGCACCTTTCAGGTTGTGGCCACCGCAACCGACCACGGACCGGCCTGAGACACCGGCAGCGGCATCAGCGGTATACAAATATGCCGGCAGCAAACACTTATGATACCCATCCGGCGTTCGACCACAACGGATGCCTCCACCGCTTTTCCGGACTGTGCCTTGACAATCGGAGCGTTTCACGTAAAGTTATGTACAAGCGGCGGTTGTGCCTTAGGGACGTTCCGAAAGACGTCCAGCCGCCGCCGGACCGG
This DNA window, taken from Phycisphaerae bacterium, encodes the following:
- the groL gene encoding chaperonin GroEL (60 kDa chaperone family; promotes refolding of misfolded polypeptides especially under stressful conditions; forms two stacked rings of heptamers to form a barrel-shaped 14mer; ends can be capped by GroES; misfolded proteins enter the barrel where they are refolded when GroES binds), which produces MAAKQLAFEVEARQALLAGVEKLARAVKSTLGPQGQTAVIDRGWGAPKVTKDGVTVAEEIELSNKFENMGAKLVKEAASKTSDVAGDGTTTATILAEALFREGFKMVTAGADAMSLRRGMEKAAKAIVDEIRKMAKPVKGDAEIEQVATIAANNDPTVGKQLAEAMRKVGREGVITVEEGKSLETYVDVVEGMQFDRGYLSPHFVTDEDTMTCTFEKPMILVYEDKISAITKLVPLLEKVAQSKKPLMIIAEDIEGEALATLVVNKLRGIINVCAVKAPGYGDRRKAMLQDIAILTDAKPIFKDLGIELDSVTLQDLGTAKKVVVDNENTTIVEGAGSTDAIKGRIAQIDREIEATTSDYDREKLQERKAKLAGGIAQINVGAATEVELKEAKARIEDALHATRAAIEEGILPGGGVALLRAAKALDSVKADGDEALAVEIVRKALVTPLKQIAENAGVDGGVVMRKVMNEKKVSFGYNALTEKFEDLLESGVIDPAKVTRTALQNAVSVATLLLTTDCAVAEKPKKESEGPSPEDMEEMGGMGGGMGMGGMGGMGMGGMGGMM
- the dnaJ gene encoding molecular chaperone DnaJ produces the protein MPVASKRDYYEVLGVSREASQEEIKKAWRQAALKYHPDRNKDADAEVKFKEAAEAYEVLSDAQKRRTYDAYGHEGLRGAGVNVHDFRSMDLRDIFDMFGLGDLFGMGGGGRRSGYGSDLQTEIHVNLGEVAAGIDKEIEFQREEFCPRCGGNGAEPGTEVKTCPTCGGYGRVEQATGFGFFVSRVVSECPRCHGRGKLVTANCKECRGTGRTLQSRKLTVSVPAGIQDGQVLRLRGEGEPGSSGHRGDLHCVVRVDPHPLFVRQGSELILDLPISFTQAALGDRVDIPTLFEPVTVEIDAGSQPDQLIRLRGHGLPSLRSKRKGDLIVRLVIEVPRHLTKRQEELLREFAGTEQRKNAMPKSESFWEKIKSYLGTK
- a CDS encoding zinc ribbon domain-containing protein, whose amino-acid sequence is MPTYDYRCEACQHKFEEFQSITAPPIRRCPVCGKNKVRRLIGTGGGLIFKGSGFYATDYRSDSYKSGARSETSSSSSGKTDSGSGSKSSGDGGSSAKSSGASPSTSD
- a CDS encoding Gfo/Idh/MocA family oxidoreductase, which gives rise to MAEFRAIVVGAGGISEAWFPPLKAESVDVAAVVDLNKAAAERRIAQFGLAAQASDNLARTLRRTQADFLVDLTIPEAHCRVTCAALKAGLHVIGEKPMAATMAEARRMVQASRDAGKLYMVSQSRRWDFNNDTMAQTVAAGKLGPLTTINCDFFKAVHFGGFREAMPSPLILDMSIHHFDMARMISGKDPVSVYAEEFNPAGSWYKGDVAANCIFEMSDGVRFTYRGSWCAEGCHTSWHGHWRVIGQRGTMLFENDQLPYGQVLVGPTSVATELTDLEVTRSPVEHTSMHGALREMLRFLRTGERPQTECEDNIKSLAMVFAAMESSRKRRRVPVKVW
- the groL gene encoding chaperonin GroEL (60 kDa chaperone family; promotes refolding of misfolded polypeptides especially under stressful conditions; forms two stacked rings of heptamers to form a barrel-shaped 14mer; ends can be capped by GroES; misfolded proteins enter the barrel where they are refolded when GroES binds); amino-acid sequence: MAKQMKFSQEAHAAVAKGVSKLASAVKVTMGPTGRNVVLQKSFGSPRITKDGVTVSKEIELPDPFENMGAKMVNEAASKTSDVAGDGTTTATVLAEAIYLEGLKMVTAGANPMLIKRGIDKAVAAAVEAIQAQSTKVKGEAIKQVATISANNDAETGGLIAQAIDKVGTEGVITVEEGKSMETELTVVEGMQFDRGFISPYFMTNPNTLEAILEDAYILIHEKKISNVRELVPLLEKIVGVGKPLLLIAEDVESEALAALVVNKLRGVLNVCAVKAPGFGDRRKAMLGDIATLTGGQMISEDLGIKLENVELSQLGQARRVVVDKDNTTVIEGAGKKSEIKARAEQIRFQIEKTTSDYDREKLQERLAKLTGGVAVIKAGAATETEMKEKKDLIEDAVHATRAAVEEGIVPGGGVAFIRAVEAVRKLRDKVGGDEKFGCDIVIKALEAPARQIAENAGVDGSVVVEDIREKSAKTGYNALTGEYVDMVKAGIIDPAKVTRSALQNAASVASVLLTTNVTVTELKDNKKAVAGSVS
- a CDS encoding PKD domain-containing protein; translation: MTAWTRRCVRLAGLSVLASFAIVLSGCPAPMGFNVSISGGGQLQVNQTVQLAANVTGAEGNVTYAWTANGPGVITDPTSATTGLTGTAPGTVTVTVQATDEATGNTVSDSIALQVTGAAPPEELQITATAEPDVVGIGETVDLTGDVTGGQQPFTFAWTQTGGPVVTIANSNQANPSVTLSEVGTYTFEAEVTDAVGAVAADAVSVNVQEEPPLQADFTFTPASPVVNQAVRFDANDTIATSRISTFAWNFGDGSEIVDTDQAVTDHTFRQQGRFNVQLTVTDEFGRTNSITREVAVSPAGIPPIARFTVVPPDGVVGQTVTFDATTSEDPDGQIVEYQWSFGDGAAVTSGAVPQTTHVYGRGGTFTATLTVTDSSGLVDDAEQLVVISQES
- a CDS encoding co-chaperone GroES, with protein sequence MAKIRPLDDRILVKQSEAEEKTAGGIVLPDTAKEKPQQGTVVAAGPGKTLKDGARGPMEVKPGDKIYYGKYAGTDVEIDGQKYVILRESDVLGVVE
- a CDS encoding nucleotide exchange factor GrpE — encoded protein: MADANEEKNQQSQSPDPEVDAQREDVPAERDPESLVRLCDELKQERDQFQDRYQRALADLQNYQRRSARERQDLVERTKVDTIEQFLFPVIDDLDRAIQAGAEHGYDEQDALYAGLTMVHRRMLELLRQYGIEPIEAVGQPFDPLYHEALMHQPTDEYPENTVVQVVNRGYIADGKTIRPARVVVAKRPADSETQPQ
- a CDS encoding PKD domain-containing protein, which translates into the protein MAVGLGLHGCDPGIFPPAGLNVVITGLTKVEIGKTIELTATATGAEGTVTFQWTVEGSAELSDPNSAVTELTGTGEGLVTVNVTATDQTSGETDTDVATVQVVPPPPDELAVLASADPNQAVVGDTVTLTAQVVDATGTFEYLWTQTDGPDVTIDDADTDEASVTFDEPGEYTFNVAVETDGAEGEAEVDVLVVAVIEAAFTFSPDSPVPGQSVTFDAGQSNTAEGTLTTYTWDFDDGTLPASVSEPVTEHTFLVGGTYHVTLTVRNSDGDTDEISHDVEVQAVDVGPTARLTVTPSSPKLGQAATFNGSASEDPDGPIVNYHWDFGDGASISTGNVSSTTHIYGRTGEFTATLTVTDSSGLTDEAQQTFEVIR